ACTGGTGGGGCACCAGTACGGGTTGATACTGGGCACCAATCCAGGCTGATACTGGGCACCAGTATGGGATTGGTGGGGGCACCAGTACGGGACTGGTGGGGCACCAGCACAGGCTGATAATGGGCACCAGTATGGGACTGGTGGGGCACCCGTATGGGTTGATACTGGGCACCAGTACAGGACTGCATCAGGCACCAGTATGGGCTGTTACTGGGCACCATTATGGGATAACACCAGACACCAGTACAGGAATATACCAGGCACCAGcatgggacagcagcaggcaccagTATGGGTTGTTACTGGGCACAAGTACGGGACAGGTGGGGCACCAGTACAGGCAAATACCAGGCATGAGTGTGGGGTAGCATTAGAGGCCAGTAAAGGCTGTTACTGGCACCAGTATGGGATTACATCAGGTACCAGTAAAGGCTGTTACTGGCACCAGTATGGGATGGCACTGGGCACCAATGGGAGCTGAGGCTGGGCACCGCTGGCATTGACCAGTACAATGCTGGCTTTTGGCACCGGTACagctggcactgggcaccagtgTGAGTGGCCACTGGGCACCAGTACagctggcactgggcaccagtgTGGCACTGGGacagccggggggggccggggtgGGATGGGCTCCCCGtgtgccccccagcccagctgggatCAGTTTGGGGTCACCACGTCCAGGGGGGgcagcacaaacacagccatGGGATTGGACTGGGGGCAGCGCCCCCCCCATCATACTGGGGTGactgggggtgtccccatggggtctGATCCAGTCGAgccccccaaaccaccccaacACCCCCACGGCCACCCACCACCCCCCCGTCTGCCCCGAATTATTGCCTCCCCTGGAGCCCTGATTGCCCCTGAGCTAAcgaagggctgggggggggacatcggaggggggctgcaggatAATAGGGGTGGCCTGGTGCCCCCCCCAAACCAGTGATTACCGAATTAACCGTCTGCACCCGAGCCCGTCTGCCGCAGGGATGTGGGTCAGGGATTACCCACgccgtgccccccagcccccctgtggggaggcactggggacgtggagcccccccccggtgctgtcCCAGGACGTGGCACCCAgccacggggaggggggggggcaggaaggaGCTCCAGGCAGCCCTAATAAATACAAGAACagtttattggaaaaaaaaaacaaaaaaccaaataaaagaggcagggaagggggcaTCGGGCCCCGGCCCAGGGTAATAAATAACAAACGTGCtcccggggggggcaccggctTACAAAATATGGCTCTGGGCAGCGGGGACCCAAGCTGGGTCCCCAGCAAGGCTGGTGGGGGCCACCGGGCACCCCAGCAAggaaattggggggggggcccagccccccagcagcccccgggcacCTGAGAAGGGGTTGAGCACCGAGCACGGcggggtcccagccccagcggggggcacgggggcagcccccccaccGCCTCCCTGAGAGCCACCGGCGCGGCCACCGCGGGGTCCCCAGcgccggggcggggggctcagcaccatgGGGGTCAGCCCGGGCTGGGCGTGCAGCTCCCggccccctgtgtccccccccccccgaatgCGGGGCTCAGGCGAGGATTTTTTGGGGGATCTCCACCGAGGCCTTGATGAAGATGGCGTTGTCCCGCACGTAGTTGCGCTTCTTGATGTCCTCATGGGAGATGAATTTGGGGTAGCCGAAACCCAGGGTGCTCTCGTCCAGGGAGCCGCGCGTGCTCCCCGGCTTCTGGAAGTTTTTCCAGTTGGGGTCGGGGTGGAAGGTCTCGGTGATGTGCTGGGGCTTGGAGAGCGAGGGGTCGCTCTGGTCCAGCAGGGAGAAGGTGACGCGGTAGGAGAAGGGCCACTCCAGCAGGTTGTCGTACTCGCCCGGCAGCACGCGGATGTAGACGGAGAGGTGGCTGCTCTCGCCGCTGCCGTTGCCATTGAGGAACGCCGAGACCTGCAGCTTGTAGCCGTACTTGTGGGTGTAGAAGGGGGGGCTGAAGAACTCGTAGTTGCTGCGGGCTTTGGCCTCCTGCAGCTTGCGGGCGTAGTCGGCGATCTTCCAGATGAGGATCCCGTCGCTGCTCACCGACAGCTCCTCCACGTCGCGCCGCAGCTCCAGGATCTCCTGGCGCTGCCGGCTCACCAGGGCGCACACCATGCCCAGGTGAGCCTTGGTGCTCTCCTCCAGGTGCCGGCCCATGGCCAGCTTGGGGCACTGCGGGGACGGCGGGGACGTCAGCaggggggtgggatggggaaggaggagggggccGCGGGGAGGGGAGTTGGGGAATGGGGGTGGTGGAGAGGGATGGCACGGGGCTGCACGGGGACAAAGGAGTGGGACAGGAGAGGGATGGCACGGGGACAGGTGGCTGGGATGGTATGGGGACAGCAGGGTGGATTGGCACAGGGATGTCACCGTGGGATGGCACGGGGACACCTGGATGGGATGGCACGGGGAGGACACCAGGGTGGGATGGCACAGGGACACCTGGATGGGATGGCATGGGGACATCTAGCCGGGATGGCACGGGGAGGACACCAGGGTGGGATGGCACGGGGAGGACACCAGGATGGCAAAGTGACACAGGACAGGATGGAGACACCAAgtggctgcagggatggggaaccCCACAAGGAACTGGACAGACGTCAGGGCGGGAGAGCTGTGGGGATGCTGCGGGGCACTTGGTGGCATAAGGACaccgggatgggatggggacggggatgctGGGGCCACACTTACCCGGTGCTTGCAGCCAGCCTCCTTGAAGGGACACAGCAGCATGGCAGTGTTGCAGCTCTCCTTCAGGTGGCTGGGCATGTCCTCCCGCGCGATGCTGGGCGTCCCGCACTGGTTGGGGCAGGGCACGGGGTACCGGGGACACTGGTACTGGTGGTTCTGGGGACAGAGGACGGCGGTCAGGTGGTGGCACCGAGAGCCATCGGGGCGGCCCCGTCCCCACGGGCCCCGTCTCACCTGGATGGTGTCGAAGACGAACTCCTTGGCGCAGTAGGTGCAGGGCTGCGTGCGCTTGGGGCACTCGGCCAGGGTGTGCTGGGACAGCAGGCGCCGCATCATGCGCGCCCCGCACTTGTTCTCGCAGTACACGCTCTCCTGGGGACACGTCCcctggtggccctggggaccgcagcagcagcagcagcgtcaCCAACCACAGCCAGGATCTGTCCCCACGGGGTCCCCCATCCGGGTCCCCCATGGCCACCCTGCACCCCCTGAGACCCTGCTACCCCCCTTTGCCATCTGCGTGTCCCCCTCCCGGCCCGGCGTGTCCCCCACCCCGGTGCCCACCTCGAAGGCCTCCCCGGTGAAGTCGGTGGCGCAGAACTCGCACTTGACCCTGCGCTTGGGGCAGCCGTGCTGCACGTGCTCGGGCAGGTCGCGGCGGCTCAGCTTGGCGCTGCAGCGGTTGGGGCAGGGGACGACGTTGAAGGCGCAGGTGCCGAGGTGGACCTGGGGGCGCAGGGACGGTcagagaggaaggggggggTCTAAAACACCCCCGAGGTGCAGCCCCGCCCCTCTCCTGCCCACCAGCTCCTACCTGGAGGTGTTTGATGAGCCCGCTCCAGCGGCAGCCCTCCTCGCTGTGGATGCAGCGGATGGCCAGGCTCAACACCTGCACCTCCAGCTCGGGGTCGGGGTAGATCTGTTGGGGAACGGGACGGCACCGGGCTGTCAGCATCCCCCACCggccccctcctcgcccccccaaaacccagcgGGGAGCCGTGGGCACGGTGCCCGGGGCCGGATCCCCCCGCCGGCACGCGAACAAGCGCCCTTTGTCGGCCGTGGGTTTCCGTTTCCCAGCGCGGCGGCACAAAGGGCTCTTGCTTCCGCACGGGCACCCGTGCCAGGCACCGGGGCCGTGccaaggagggggggggcacagagacCCTcggaggggacatggggacgttCCCTTGGCAGCGGGGTGCCCTGGCCCcgtgcctgcagctccaggctcACCTTGGCGTAGTCCAGGGGCAGCTGGTCCTCGGGGCACTTGAAGACGCCTTCGCTGCAAGAGAaaggggtcgggggtcaggcagggctggggcacggcGGTGACACATcccatgggaccccccccccccgagcccccagcccaTCCGTGCTGCCCGCCCGGCGTGCCAAATCCAGCCCTCGGGGAGCCCTAATCCCGGCGGCAGCCGCTCCATCTGTCAGAGCTGGGAAATGCCCCCGCCAGacgcccccccggggctgcccccctgctgtcggggagggtgggggggggttggcACCATCTGGAGCCCCCTcacaccccctccccaggatggaggcaggggctggagggggctgcCCTCGCCCCCGGTGCCGgggccagcagctgggctccaGATGTGCAGCCCGGATGCGCggccccaggggctgcccctcGCCAGGAAACGGCCCCCCCAGCCACCCCGGCGAGGTGGGaacggggtgggggggacacgggacCCGCAGCTGGGCCCTGCACACGGAGCCACCCCCAGCAGGACGGGGGAGCTCGTGCCAAGAGCCAGCCCTGGGCGCAGGATGGGGACGGAGCCCAACGGGGAGCCTGGCACCGGGCACGGTCACCCCACGGAGCCACCGTCACCCCATGGCACCGTGCCCGGGGTGGGAAGCTTTGGGGGCtgcccctggggacagcagcagggacaggcagggacCTGAGCTCCGGCACCCCCCGGGATGTGAAGGGGACGAGGTGGCCCCGTGCCCCCGATCACTCCGCGTGCCAAGGGGCTGCGGGGTGTTGTGGCCACCCCAGCAGTGCCACCAGCGTGTGCTGGCCTGGGATGTCACCGGGATCAGCTCGGTGACATCCCCAACAGCCCCTGCACCCCGGTGTTGGGGACCAAAGGATAATGGGGTCAACAGCGGGGTGCAACCCCTCAGGGCACGGCCACGTCCAGCCCCCCTCTGCCACGTGCCCGCTGTGTTTGCTGGGCGTTCCCTCGGGACCAccgccaccagcagcagccccaggccccTTTTTGGGAAGTGGCATCGCCCCACGGCCTTTGGGAGGGGACGCAGCGGGGCGGCAGCACCGGCCCTGCCCGGTATCGGGGTGCGGGGGCCGGAATCCCCATTGGGGCGGGGGTCCGGGGGGGTGAATCCCCGACAAAGCCTCCCCATTCCTCACGCTCGGCCGGGCAGGGAATGTGCTGAGGCAGCACCGGGGGCACCGTCCTTGCCTCTGACCTTCGTGGCGAGCCGGGGCGAAggggcaggaccccccccaaaaccccaaatagaaggttttttttgtttttttttttttgggggggggggaagcacaGATCCCCCCGTGTCCGGAACTGAGCCCCACAGCCCCGGGTGGGTGCGGGAGCGGAGGCACAGCCTGGCACCGGCCCCGGGAACGCCCGGTTTCTACGAAACCGGCCTCGGGcaccccggtgccccccccccccggggaccgTGCAAAGGTCGCCGGAGCGGGGCGAGGCTgagccgggggcggcggcgggcggaaaacggggccgggggcgcagcaaccccgggggggggggggggatggaggggaaCGGGAAAAAAGAATTGGGGGGGGAACCCGAGGGGCTCCTgggagggggttttggggggggctctggggtgcTGCTTCCTTCCTGCGCGGCCGGGGCAGGATGTTGGAGGGTGCTGGGAGCGCGGCGCTTCGCctggccttcctcctcctcctcttcctcctcctcctgctcttcctcctcctcctcctcttcctcctcgccccccccccggctcgcTGTCACGCGTGGGGGGGCCACCTtgcacccccccctcccccctatttcccccttttcccctgcaTCGTGCGCGCCCGCGCCCTTGGGTGCGGtggagaggtgggggggggacccTGCGCGATAGCCCGGCGGGGTTAaaaggaggggtctgggggggtccggggggggtcCTCACCTGAGGAACTCCTGCAGGCAGGTGTCGCAGAAGCGGTGGCCGCAGGTGGAGACGCGCACGGGCTCCCGCATGGGCTTCCCGCACAGCGGGCACAGCACCCGGCGCCGCGGCCGCTCCAGCAGCTTGTAGTCGTAGCCCGGCAtcgcccccccccaccccacccccggccccgcagccggctcccggccccgctcagccttcctcctcctcctcctcctcctcctcctgcccgaGCCCCGGCTCCCGGCTCCCGACACCCGGCTCCTCCCCGGGGCGGCGACAAAAGCGCAGCCacgccgcccccagcccctctgcccgcccccccccgggggtggTTGGATGGGTTTGGGGTGGATTTAGGGGGTTTAGGGGTGGTGGGGATGGAGGGcgggctgtggggcagcagggggTACCGGGGGGAGCTCGTGCTGAGCCCCAAGGatgggggcagcagctgggggggcttcgttcccagcagctggggttACTGGTTCCAGTCCCCCTATGGAAGTGGTTCCCAGTTAGGAGAGGTGGGGGGTCTCCTATCCCCTGGGTTTGGTGGCAAACAGCCCTGGGTGAATCTTGGCCCCACGTGTGCTGAGCACAAAAAAAATTTGGCCACCCCCGGGGTTTTCCCGAGGGCCCCGACACGCTGACAGGGGGGAGCAGCGGGGTAAACCTGAGCCTGGAAACACAACGTgcaaaaaatgaatattaaattaaaataaaataataataatagacaGCTGGGTGAGCGCGGGGAGCTGGCAGCGGTGCCACCCGCCAGCTGGCACGGGGGTTTGGGCTGCTCAAATTTGGATTCTCCTGGGGGGGTTTGCTCAGAGCCAGGAGCCCCTAGGGCAGGACTGGGTCCCTCTGGTTGTGCCCCCAAGTCACCAAGCACACAACAACCACAGCCTGACACCCGTCCCAGCTCCCTGAGACACGGCCCCATCCCAAAACCATCCCTGGCCATGACTGTGGGATGGGGTGACGGCCAGGAGGGTCCTGCAGGCCCTGCACCAGCAtcccggggggctcccccccTGCAGAAGGCATCTGAGCCTCTCCCCGTGAGCCCggagagcccccagctcccccagcaggCACGGAGCAGGCGGAGTTTTGTCACCATTGCCCCCATCTCTTTGATGTTCCCCAATTTTTCCGTTTCTAACCTCGCTGAGGAGCCACCTCTGCTAATTAGCCCGGAGCTGACAAAGCCATCAGAAGGCGCTGGCTGTGCCGGCAGGATGGCTCGGAGGTGTCAGACCCTGCAAACAaagctcccctccctcctttccccccctgTCCCTAAtgagagccccccccccaactccaCATCACAGCCCCGGCGTTTGTCTCGCACAAAGGCGACGCTCAACCTCCGGGCAGGGCACTCGCCTTTGGAGAGGGGACATGTCCCCCCCTGGACCCATCTGGGCTCGGGGAggtttccttctcctccttccttcccttttcctcgTGTTTAGggacagaaaaccagaaaacagaAGCTCTGGCTTCTAAAGAAGCCAAGGTGGTGCCTTTTGCCCCGGGGGAAGGAGTGGGGAGAGCTCGCTCCCTGTTTTGGGGACCGGTGCCCGCAGAAGGCGAGGTGCTGgatggacagatggatggatggatggatggacggacggacggacagacagtGGCTGCAAAGCCTCGTGGGAATGGGGCTGTGCCCAGGCCAGGTGCCAGCACCAACCCAGATCAGCTCAGGGCGCGTTTTGGCCGTTCCCTGCTGACAGCATGGGGCTGAGGGCAGTGGGACGAGTAATCTCATCAGGCATGGGAacctgcagccctgggagcctGCCCGCCTGCGGCTCCTCGTGCCCGGccctccctgcaggcagcttttCCTCAGTGAAAATGACCAGATCTCGGTGTAAATGGACAGACCTGGGCACCCAGGTGAGGTCAGCACCGTGGGGGACTCGGGGATGCACCACCCGGGACCGGGAACCCTCGGTCCCA
This DNA window, taken from Anas acuta chromosome 19, bAnaAcu1.1, whole genome shotgun sequence, encodes the following:
- the TRAF4 gene encoding TNF receptor-associated factor 4, with the translated sequence MPGYDYKLLERPRRRVLCPLCGKPMREPVRVSTCGHRFCDTCLQEFLSEGVFKCPEDQLPLDYAKIYPDPELEVQVLSLAIRCIHSEEGCRWSGLIKHLQVHLGTCAFNVVPCPNRCSAKLSRRDLPEHVQHGCPKRRVKCEFCATDFTGEAFEGHQGTCPQESVYCENKCGARMMRRLLSQHTLAECPKRTQPCTYCAKEFVFDTIQNHQYQCPRYPVPCPNQCGTPSIAREDMPSHLKESCNTAMLLCPFKEAGCKHRCPKLAMGRHLEESTKAHLGMVCALVSRQRQEILELRRDVEELSVSSDGILIWKIADYARKLQEAKARSNYEFFSPPFYTHKYGYKLQVSAFLNGNGSGESSHLSVYIRVLPGEYDNLLEWPFSYRVTFSLLDQSDPSLSKPQHITETFHPDPNWKNFQKPGSTRGSLDESTLGFGYPKFISHEDIKKRNYVRDNAIFIKASVEIPQKILA